The sequence below is a genomic window from Streptomyces sp. V1I1.
CGGTACCCGCTCCCGCCGCAGCCGTCTTGGTGAAGGCTGCCGTGCTGGCCGCAGCACCCCCGCCCAGCTGGGCCAGGATCTCCTTGGACGGCAGGTCTTCCTTGCCTTCAGGGCGTCGGCGACGTCCTGCGCGGACGAGAACAAGAACACCATCTGCGCGGCGATGTTGTCCTGAACGATCCGCGCGCCCACAACTCGTCATCGACTTCCCACGGCTTCGGCCGAGTCACCCCGCACCCCCGGATCATCGGTCCCGGAGCGACCCAACCACTTCGAAGATCATTTCGTTAGGAGTTCTTAGTAGTAGCCCTTTTCACCGTCCAGAAGCTCCCGGATTGTATCCACGTGACCCGCGTGCCGGGCGGTCTCCTCGACCATGTGGATCAACATCCACCGCAGGGTCGCGGCAGCGGAGTCGAAGTCGGGGTGGCGGCCCACGTCATCCAGGGAATGGGCCGCAATGATCTCGTTCGACACCGCGCATTGCCGGTCGTACTCATCGAGGAGCTGCGCGAGGGGGATGCCTTCGACCATCATGTCGGCGTCCTCGGGCCCGTCCTCGAATTGGGGCCCCTTGGCGGGTCGGCCCAGGAAGAGGACCTCGAACCAGGCGTTCTCCACCCATCGCATGTGGGAGATGACACCGGCCATCGTCATCCGGGGCGAGGTCGGCAGGACGGATCGGTGGGCATCCGCGTCGGACAGCCCTTCGCACTTCCATTGGATGATCGCGCGCTGCATGTCGAGCCAGCCGACTAGCTGCGTCCGTTCGTCGGCTACGTAGGGAGGGCGAGTGCGGGGAGGCGTCATGGGTGCCGACGCTACGTCAGCGGTCGTCATGTCGCACGAGGTTTTTCACGCCAGTGAGCGCAGCTGTCGCACCGTCAGATACCTTACCTGCTCGGCCGGTTGGAAACACGGCCTTGCTCAGGGGTCGCCTGCCCCAGGGTGTGTGTGTCCTACTCGGTGTCAGGCCCCTGTGCTCGCACCTCCTGGACGTGCTGGAGGGAGTCACGCAGGTCGCTCAGCCAGGTGTCCGCATTGCGCTGCACCAAGCGGACGCACCACGCCAGTGCGTCGCTGCGGCTTCGGGCGACTCCGCCGGCGATCAGGGTGTCGAGCACCTGGCGCTCGGGCTGGCGAAGGCGCGTCATCACCGGTGCGGAGACGGTGGTGTACATGGCCCGCTTGTCACCGCACTCCACACCCCACGAGACCTTGCGCCTGAACCGCCGCTCAGCTTCACGCGCCACCTCGATGCGCTCTTCGCGTGTACGTTCCCGGAACTCCGACATACGTCCCTCCAGGGACGCGTCGCGTTCCGCCTCGGCCGCCTCGGCGCCGAGGTCAGGCTCCGGGATCCGGCCGACGACGGTGATCTCCTCACGATCCACGGTCACGTCCAGGAGCTCACTGAAGAGTCCTTCAGGTATCCGCCCGGCGAACCAGCCGCGCAGCACCTGTTCCTCGGTTGTAATCATGTAATCAAGATTAGGCAGCTGCGGCGATGGAAGGAAGGGTGTCCGCCCACGGCGTAGCGAGGCACGGGATCTCTGACTAGAGTCAGAGATATGAGTGAAACAGCGACCCAGCAGGTTCGGTCGTTCAACCGCACCGTGACCCAGCGGATCGGCGCGCTCTACGACAAGTACCTCGCCCGGGACCGGCCGCTCGGTGCGTCCCGCGTGCTGTGGGAGATCGGCAACGACGGCGCCGAAGTCAGGTCTCTGCGTTTCCGTCTGGGACTGGACTCCGGTTACCTGAGCCGTCTGCTCCGGTCCCTGGAAAGGGACGGTCTCGTGGCGACGGAGTCGGACCCTTCGGACAGGAGGGTCAGGATGATCCGCCTCACCGAGCGAGGCCGGGCCGAACACGCGGTGCTGAACGAGCGCAGCGACGATCTGGCCCGATCCCTGCTGGCCCCGCTGAGCACCACGCAGCGTGCCCAACTGGTGGAGGCGATGGGGGTCGTGGAGCGGCTGCTGACCGCGAGCCTGGTCGAGATCGTCGTCGAGGACCCGGCCACTGAGGCGGCCCAGACCTGCCTCCGGTCGTACTTCGCAGAACTCGACACCCGCTTTGCCGCCGGCTTCGATCCGAGCCTGAGTATTCCGGCTCAGACCGCAGAACTCACCGAACCCGCGGGCCTGCTCCTGGTCGCCCGCCTCCGGGACGAGCCCATCGGCTGTGGGGCCCTCAAGCTCCATGGCACAAGGCCCGCCGAGATCAAACGTATGTGGGTCTCGACGGCGGCCCGAGGTCTCGGCGTCGGCCGACGGCTCCTCGAAGAGCTGGAACAGCACGCCCGCCGACGGGGCGCGCACCTTGTGCGGCTCGAGACGAACAAGACGCTGGGCGAGGCCATTCACCTCTACCGTTCCGCCGGCTACGTGGAGGTCGCCCCCTTCAACGACGAGCCGTATGCCCACCACTGGTTCGAGAGACGACTCGACGACGTCAACTCGGGGTTGTGAGCAGCCGCTCCTCGGAATCAGCCCGCGCCGGGGCGGGTCCAGTCGGCCGCCACATGGGCGATGCGTACGCGCTGCGGATGGTCGCCCACCGCCACGGACGCGACCTTCTTGCCGGTGGCGAAGTCGATCGCGGTGACGCGGTCCGCGCCGCTCTCCGAGATGACGCAGGATGTGCCGTCGCCGCTCACGGTCGCCCAGTACGGCTTCGAGGCCGACACCAGCGGGCCCTCCTGGAGCGTTGCCCGGTCGACGATCGTCGCGTAGTCGTCCATCGTCCCGGCGATGCACAGCTTGTCGCCCGCCGGGTTCATCGACATGCCGTGGTGGCGGGAGTCGTTGACCCAGGTGGTGCGGTCCTCGCTGGTCGCGGGGTTCTTCGGCAGCGTCTTCACCCGGGTGATCCGGTCGGAGGCGACGTCGTACTCGACGAAGCCGTTGAAGAAGGAGACCT
It includes:
- a CDS encoding DinB family protein translates to MTPPRTRPPYVADERTQLVGWLDMQRAIIQWKCEGLSDADAHRSVLPTSPRMTMAGVISHMRWVENAWFEVLFLGRPAKGPQFEDGPEDADMMVEGIPLAQLLDEYDRQCAVSNEIIAAHSLDDVGRHPDFDSAAATLRWMLIHMVEETARHAGHVDTIRELLDGEKGYY
- a CDS encoding helix-turn-helix domain-containing GNAT family N-acetyltransferase is translated as MSETATQQVRSFNRTVTQRIGALYDKYLARDRPLGASRVLWEIGNDGAEVRSLRFRLGLDSGYLSRLLRSLERDGLVATESDPSDRRVRMIRLTERGRAEHAVLNERSDDLARSLLAPLSTTQRAQLVEAMGVVERLLTASLVEIVVEDPATEAAQTCLRSYFAELDTRFAAGFDPSLSIPAQTAELTEPAGLLLVARLRDEPIGCGALKLHGTRPAEIKRMWVSTAARGLGVGRRLLEELEQHARRRGAHLVRLETNKTLGEAIHLYRSAGYVEVAPFNDEPYAHHWFERRLDDVNSGL